A region of Ornithodoros turicata isolate Travis chromosome 5, ASM3712646v1, whole genome shotgun sequence DNA encodes the following proteins:
- the LOC135394816 gene encoding polyunsaturated fatty acid 5-lipoxygenase-like isoform X1, which translates to MRARASFITLLQTPHASMKTGRPVPDTEDQVSDETDRRAPEGSVIAPVLAAPINMGAVLTRMDSLTEGGFRISVVTGDRRGAGTDANVWIRLHDVDGRKSPVITLNHTFKNDHERGETSSFSVKPVLSFGTLEKVELWRDTFGFGHAWFVDRIEVLDMFSGELFVFPFHRWVPPDIHFFVGLYDCVLPHSDPHQTQRRDELRRKRQLYRYKAWIPDGPTQSYSLPEDERFSHEYKWDIVSMKARMMVETKLIKIKVFNWESMEDLRHVYKYSLGEPKSLDHWNEDRWFGLQRVQGVNPFLIQLCTEIPEKFAVTADMVEPFLEGLTLEMALVQKKIFMTDVSLVEGVELVKGGQLWGAMALFFLNKRDDLMPIAIQCWQNPGPDNPVFLPSDPPRTWIAAKMFYNNSDASFHQSCSHLGFTHLLMEGVTVCSHRNLSPSHPLFKLMAPHFLFLIAINSRGLSKLISPGGWVDKTLSVGVSGMFEIIRRGLEIWKLEVRGNPERDIESRGVLSKDVLPWYPYRDDAIRIYKAIRRYVSKIVHYYYASPDSLENDYELQQWRDELVKERHLTGVGLKGVPGEANGRFTTLDEVIDTVAAIINQCSVGHAAANFQQYEDYAFPPNYPAFLDGMPPTDKREYTEDDLVKLLPSKEATLDSMIITKLLSSKGTNSLGDFEVQYMYEPEAVDAARQFREDLRKISDEIKARNAVRDLPYPYLDPEIVPNSISI; encoded by the exons ATGCGTGCAAGGGCTAGCTTTATAACACTCCTGCAGACCCCCCATGCAAGCATGAAGACTGGACGTCCAGTGCCGG ACACCGAGGATCAAGTATCGGACGAAACAGACCGCAGAGCCCCGGAAGGCTCCGTCATTGCACCGGTGTTAGCCGCACCTATCAACATGGGTGCCGTACTCACTCGCATGGACTCCCTGACAGAGGGAGGCTTCCGCATATCGGTAGTGACCGGAGACCGACGTGGCGCGGGGACAGACGCAAACGTTTGGATCCGTCTGCACGATGTCGACGGACGCAAGTCACCGGTGATCACGCTCAATCACACCTTCAAGAACGACCACGAAAGAGGGGAGACTTCGTCCTTCTCTGTCAAACCCGTCTTGAGCTTCGGAACGTTGGAAAAG GTGGAGCTGTGGAGAGACACTTTCGGTTTCGGCCACGCGTGGTTCGTGGACAGAATCGAAGTGCTGGATATGTTCTCCGGCGAACTGTTTGTGTTCCCCTTCCACCGATGGGTGCCTCCAGACATTCATTTCTTCGTGGGTCTCTACGACTGCGTCCTGCCACATTCTGACCCACACCAAACGCAAAGACGAGACGAACTCCGAAGGAAACGACAGCTCTACCGGTACAAGGCGTGGATTCCCGACGGCCCTACGCAG AGCTACAGCCTCCCCGAAGACGAGCGTTtctcacacgagtacaag TGGGACATCGTCTCCATGAAGGCGCGTATGATGGTAGAAACAAAGCTCATCAAGATCAAAGTCTTCAACTGGGAGTCTATGGAAGACCTCAGGCATGTCTACAAGTACAGCCTCGGAGAACCAAAG AGCTTAGACCACTGGAACGAAGATCGCTGGTTTGGTCTTCAGCGGGTGCAAGGAGTGAACCCTTTTTTGATCCAGTTGTGCACCGAAATACCGGAAAA GTTTGCAGTAACTGCTGATATGGTGGAACCTTTTCTGGAAGGGCTCACTTTAGAAATGGCGCTGGTGCAAAAGAAAATATTTATGACGGACGTGTCACTCGTGGAAGGTGTAGAACTAGTCAAAGGAGGGCAG TTATGGGGAGCCATGGCCCTTTTCTTCTTGAACAAGCGGGATGACTTGATGCCCATTGCCATTCAGTGTTGGCAGAACCCAGGACCGGACAACCCG GTGTTCCTGCCAAGTGACCCGCCACGCACTTGGATCGCGGCTAAAATGTTCTATAATAACTCGGACGCAAGCTTCCATCAGTCATGCTCGCACTTAG GTTTCACACACCTACTCATGGAAGGAGTCACAGTTTGCTCTCACAGAAACCTCAGCCCTTCCCATCCGCTCTTCAAGCTGATGGCACCTCATTTTCTCTTtctgattgcaatcaattc ACGTGGTCTAAGCAAGCTGATCAGTCCTGGAGGCTGGGTAGACAAGACACTGTCTGTCGGCGTCAGCGGAATGTTTGAGATTATTCGCCGAGG ACTTGAGATCTGGAAGCTCGAAGTCCGTGGTAATCCAGAAAGAGACATTGAGTCCCGAGGG GTGCTGAGCAAAGATGTTCTTCCGTGGTACCCGTACAGAGACGACGCCATTCGCATCTACAAGGCCATCAGGAGATACGTTTCAAAAATCGTCCATTATTATTACG CCAGTCCCGATTCCCTGGAGAACGACTACGAGCTTCAACAGTGGAGAGATGAGCTAGTCAAAGAAAGGCATCTCACCGGAGTTGGCCTTAAA GGCGTTCCTGGTGAAGCCAACGGTCGGTTCACGACACTCGACGAAGTGATCGACACGGTCGCCGCCATCATCAATCAATGCAGCGTTGGACATGCGGCTGCGAACTTCCAGCAGTACGAGGATTACGCCTTCCCTCCAAATTACCCGGCGTTCTTGGACGGAATGCCGCCGACAGACAAG AGAGAATACACAGAGGACGACCTAGTCAAACTGCTGCCGTCCAAGGAAGCCACGTTGGACAGCA
- the LOC135394816 gene encoding polyunsaturated fatty acid 5-lipoxygenase-like isoform X2, translated as MKRIMDFINRNTEDQVSDETDRRAPEGSVIAPVLAAPINMGAVLTRMDSLTEGGFRISVVTGDRRGAGTDANVWIRLHDVDGRKSPVITLNHTFKNDHERGETSSFSVKPVLSFGTLEKVELWRDTFGFGHAWFVDRIEVLDMFSGELFVFPFHRWVPPDIHFFVGLYDCVLPHSDPHQTQRRDELRRKRQLYRYKAWIPDGPTQSYSLPEDERFSHEYKWDIVSMKARMMVETKLIKIKVFNWESMEDLRHVYKYSLGEPKSLDHWNEDRWFGLQRVQGVNPFLIQLCTEIPEKFAVTADMVEPFLEGLTLEMALVQKKIFMTDVSLVEGVELVKGGQLWGAMALFFLNKRDDLMPIAIQCWQNPGPDNPVFLPSDPPRTWIAAKMFYNNSDASFHQSCSHLGFTHLLMEGVTVCSHRNLSPSHPLFKLMAPHFLFLIAINSRGLSKLISPGGWVDKTLSVGVSGMFEIIRRGLEIWKLEVRGNPERDIESRGVLSKDVLPWYPYRDDAIRIYKAIRRYVSKIVHYYYASPDSLENDYELQQWRDELVKERHLTGVGLKGVPGEANGRFTTLDEVIDTVAAIINQCSVGHAAANFQQYEDYAFPPNYPAFLDGMPPTDKREYTEDDLVKLLPSKEATLDSMIITKLLSSKGTNSLGDFEVQYMYEPEAVDAARQFREDLRKISDEIKARNAVRDLPYPYLDPEIVPNSISI; from the exons ATGAAGAGGATTATGGACTTCATAAACAGGA ACACCGAGGATCAAGTATCGGACGAAACAGACCGCAGAGCCCCGGAAGGCTCCGTCATTGCACCGGTGTTAGCCGCACCTATCAACATGGGTGCCGTACTCACTCGCATGGACTCCCTGACAGAGGGAGGCTTCCGCATATCGGTAGTGACCGGAGACCGACGTGGCGCGGGGACAGACGCAAACGTTTGGATCCGTCTGCACGATGTCGACGGACGCAAGTCACCGGTGATCACGCTCAATCACACCTTCAAGAACGACCACGAAAGAGGGGAGACTTCGTCCTTCTCTGTCAAACCCGTCTTGAGCTTCGGAACGTTGGAAAAG GTGGAGCTGTGGAGAGACACTTTCGGTTTCGGCCACGCGTGGTTCGTGGACAGAATCGAAGTGCTGGATATGTTCTCCGGCGAACTGTTTGTGTTCCCCTTCCACCGATGGGTGCCTCCAGACATTCATTTCTTCGTGGGTCTCTACGACTGCGTCCTGCCACATTCTGACCCACACCAAACGCAAAGACGAGACGAACTCCGAAGGAAACGACAGCTCTACCGGTACAAGGCGTGGATTCCCGACGGCCCTACGCAG AGCTACAGCCTCCCCGAAGACGAGCGTTtctcacacgagtacaag TGGGACATCGTCTCCATGAAGGCGCGTATGATGGTAGAAACAAAGCTCATCAAGATCAAAGTCTTCAACTGGGAGTCTATGGAAGACCTCAGGCATGTCTACAAGTACAGCCTCGGAGAACCAAAG AGCTTAGACCACTGGAACGAAGATCGCTGGTTTGGTCTTCAGCGGGTGCAAGGAGTGAACCCTTTTTTGATCCAGTTGTGCACCGAAATACCGGAAAA GTTTGCAGTAACTGCTGATATGGTGGAACCTTTTCTGGAAGGGCTCACTTTAGAAATGGCGCTGGTGCAAAAGAAAATATTTATGACGGACGTGTCACTCGTGGAAGGTGTAGAACTAGTCAAAGGAGGGCAG TTATGGGGAGCCATGGCCCTTTTCTTCTTGAACAAGCGGGATGACTTGATGCCCATTGCCATTCAGTGTTGGCAGAACCCAGGACCGGACAACCCG GTGTTCCTGCCAAGTGACCCGCCACGCACTTGGATCGCGGCTAAAATGTTCTATAATAACTCGGACGCAAGCTTCCATCAGTCATGCTCGCACTTAG GTTTCACACACCTACTCATGGAAGGAGTCACAGTTTGCTCTCACAGAAACCTCAGCCCTTCCCATCCGCTCTTCAAGCTGATGGCACCTCATTTTCTCTTtctgattgcaatcaattc ACGTGGTCTAAGCAAGCTGATCAGTCCTGGAGGCTGGGTAGACAAGACACTGTCTGTCGGCGTCAGCGGAATGTTTGAGATTATTCGCCGAGG ACTTGAGATCTGGAAGCTCGAAGTCCGTGGTAATCCAGAAAGAGACATTGAGTCCCGAGGG GTGCTGAGCAAAGATGTTCTTCCGTGGTACCCGTACAGAGACGACGCCATTCGCATCTACAAGGCCATCAGGAGATACGTTTCAAAAATCGTCCATTATTATTACG CCAGTCCCGATTCCCTGGAGAACGACTACGAGCTTCAACAGTGGAGAGATGAGCTAGTCAAAGAAAGGCATCTCACCGGAGTTGGCCTTAAA GGCGTTCCTGGTGAAGCCAACGGTCGGTTCACGACACTCGACGAAGTGATCGACACGGTCGCCGCCATCATCAATCAATGCAGCGTTGGACATGCGGCTGCGAACTTCCAGCAGTACGAGGATTACGCCTTCCCTCCAAATTACCCGGCGTTCTTGGACGGAATGCCGCCGACAGACAAG AGAGAATACACAGAGGACGACCTAGTCAAACTGCTGCCGTCCAAGGAAGCCACGTTGGACAGCA